In one window of Chryseobacterium viscerum DNA:
- a CDS encoding S8/S53 family peptidase gives MKKLLLFCFLTGYLNVSAQTELVFVFFTDKPNKAAFYANPLSELSQKSLNRRTALGIPLNDQDAPIEQSYLQNLQNLGFTVTDYSKWLNGAAVNATPAQKTLLQAQSFVLSVESFARNSSTTVKTLPVKWKDEANVNKTLTTFNYGSGAGQIDQVNIRPLHLAGYTGTGISIAVIDAGFPTVNTGTAFSRLWNGNHIKAAYDFVTKTGDIYNTALSPHGSVVLGAIGGYLENIFVGAAPDADFYLYRSENANVEVPEEELYWIEAAEEADRKGVEIITSSLGYNVFDESRYNYTYANMNGSTSFIARGAGIAAEKGIFVLAAAGNSGLQPWHYLMTPSDNAKVFSIGSVDSAGNASGFSSFGPNSLGVVKPDGSTQGTATITVYDNATTVVNGTSIATPIAAGGVACLIQAFPTMNREQMRTKLRQTASLYPAHSDQTGYGILNFGSLYNLVLNTSEIVKKEQFSIFPNPVKNILNIASEQEVLSLEIYDNLGRLIRKSDHQKSIKVEDFAKGTYYLKIQMKDKVYYEKFLKE, from the coding sequence ATGAAAAAACTTTTACTCTTTTGTTTCCTAACGGGTTATCTTAATGTATCCGCCCAAACAGAACTTGTGTTTGTTTTCTTTACGGATAAGCCCAATAAAGCTGCGTTTTATGCAAATCCGCTTTCTGAACTCAGCCAGAAATCACTCAACAGGCGTACAGCGTTGGGAATTCCTCTCAACGATCAGGATGCCCCTATTGAACAGTCTTATCTTCAGAATCTTCAAAATTTAGGATTTACCGTTACAGATTATTCAAAATGGCTTAACGGAGCTGCCGTGAATGCTACTCCTGCTCAAAAAACACTGCTGCAGGCTCAGTCTTTTGTTTTATCCGTTGAAAGTTTTGCAAGAAACAGTTCAACTACTGTAAAAACATTACCTGTAAAATGGAAAGACGAGGCCAATGTCAATAAAACACTCACCACCTTTAATTACGGTTCTGGTGCCGGCCAAATTGATCAGGTCAATATCCGCCCGCTTCACCTGGCAGGTTATACCGGAACAGGGATTTCCATAGCAGTCATTGATGCCGGATTCCCAACGGTGAATACGGGAACTGCTTTTTCAAGATTATGGAACGGTAACCATATCAAAGCAGCCTATGATTTTGTTACCAAAACCGGAGATATTTATAATACAGCACTCAGTCCTCATGGTTCTGTTGTTTTAGGAGCTATTGGCGGGTATCTGGAAAACATATTTGTTGGCGCTGCTCCCGATGCCGATTTCTATCTCTACCGAAGTGAAAATGCCAATGTAGAAGTTCCTGAAGAAGAACTATACTGGATTGAAGCTGCTGAGGAAGCAGACAGAAAAGGGGTGGAAATCATAACCTCATCACTGGGATATAATGTTTTTGATGAGAGCCGTTACAATTATACGTATGCAAATATGAACGGAAGTACTTCTTTCATCGCCCGGGGAGCAGGTATTGCTGCTGAAAAAGGAATTTTTGTTCTTGCTGCTGCCGGAAATTCCGGACTTCAGCCATGGCATTATCTGATGACACCGTCTGACAATGCTAAAGTATTTTCTATCGGATCTGTAGATTCGGCCGGAAATGCATCCGGATTTTCTTCTTTCGGGCCAAACTCACTTGGAGTGGTAAAACCTGACGGAAGTACTCAGGGAACCGCTACAATCACAGTGTATGATAATGCTACTACAGTTGTGAACGGGACATCTATTGCCACTCCTATTGCTGCCGGTGGTGTGGCATGTCTTATTCAGGCATTTCCAACGATGAACAGGGAACAGATGAGAACAAAGCTAAGACAAACTGCTTCACTTTATCCTGCCCATTCAGATCAGACAGGATATGGTATTCTTAATTTCGGAAGTTTGTATAATCTCGTTCTGAATACATCTGAAATAGTAAAAAAAGAACAATTTTCTATATTCCCAAATCCTGTTAAAAACATCCTGAATATAGCATCAGAGCAGGAAGTTCTGTCTTTGGAAATTTATGATAACCTTGGAAGACTAATCAGAAAAAGTGACCATCAGAAATCTATAAAAGTGGAGGATTTTGCAAAAGGAACTTATTATCTGAAAATTCAGATGAAGGACAAAGTTTACTATGAGAAATTCTTAAAGGAATAA
- a CDS encoding phosphoenolpyruvate carboxylase, which produces MIHDQRAEKFRQIVENKFQIYNSLFMSLPYDKMTNIGMLLPFLYEESRTGYEAGKTPENIVEEFFKNHTDLQTEEQKLELLFKIIQYIERQVVLFDSIEDAAFPNLHSESDSGTVTNLFERSFQDHKIEKVREKLKDFSVKVVFTAHPTQFYPSSVQRIIQDLRGAITSDSVTQIDMLLQQLGKTPFVNKEKPTPIDEALSIISYLRYVYYDTIGELFTKIKKTFGNGYFHLHEDIIQLGFWPGGDRDGNPFVTADVTKRVAEELRSAILKSYYSHLKFIRRRLSFRGVSEVLTQLSEELYAAIFDGRNITAEDILKKTAEAEKILVNEHNSLFLDLLANFRDRVMIFGTHFATLDIRQDSRIHQKVIDEVFSKVYGSGDADNEHKFNQLIQISETVNAEDFEDIVKDTLLTVSQVTDIQNLNGLRGMNRYIISNSDAVKDVMNVYAFFKICGYKDEDINMDIVPLFETMEGLANAENVMNELYHNPVYKKHLEKRGNQQTIMLGFSDGTKDGGYLKANWEIYKAKEVLTKLSEQNNIKVVFFDGRGGPPARGGGKTHDFYASQGKTIANNKIELTIQGQTITSIFGNKEQAKYNFEQLLTAGVENDVFKNAKKELTEKERALIIELADISYGKYSDLKAHPMFVPYLQEMSTLEYYGKTNIGSRPSKRGNGSELKFEDLRAIPFVGSWSQLKQNVPGFFGFGYAMQKMKEQGRFEEVRELYKGSDFFKTLVLNSMMSMNKSYFPLTYYIKSNLKFGAFWNILFDEYELSREIMLELTGFKMLQEEDPLSRKSVKIREKIVLPLLSIQQYALMKIQKGEGNKEAYEKLVTRSLFGNINASRNSA; this is translated from the coding sequence ATGATACACGACCAACGCGCAGAAAAATTCAGGCAGATCGTGGAAAATAAGTTCCAGATCTACAATTCATTATTTATGAGCCTACCTTATGATAAAATGACGAATATAGGAATGCTGCTTCCGTTTCTTTACGAGGAAAGCAGAACCGGCTATGAAGCAGGAAAAACTCCCGAAAACATCGTCGAAGAATTTTTTAAAAACCATACCGATCTTCAGACCGAGGAGCAGAAACTCGAACTGCTTTTCAAGATCATTCAGTATATAGAAAGACAGGTAGTTTTGTTTGATAGTATTGAAGATGCTGCTTTTCCGAATCTTCACTCTGAAAGTGACAGTGGTACCGTAACCAATCTTTTTGAACGCTCTTTTCAGGACCATAAAATTGAAAAAGTACGCGAAAAATTAAAAGATTTCAGTGTAAAGGTTGTATTTACCGCGCACCCTACTCAGTTTTATCCAAGTTCAGTACAAAGGATTATTCAGGACTTAAGAGGAGCTATTACCAGTGACTCTGTTACGCAGATTGATATGCTTCTGCAGCAGCTGGGGAAGACCCCATTTGTAAACAAAGAAAAACCTACCCCTATAGATGAAGCATTGAGTATCATTTCATACCTGAGATATGTGTATTATGATACCATTGGCGAATTGTTTACGAAGATTAAAAAGACTTTCGGAAACGGGTATTTTCACCTTCATGAAGATATTATCCAGCTTGGATTCTGGCCGGGAGGAGATAGAGACGGAAATCCTTTTGTGACAGCAGATGTAACGAAAAGAGTAGCGGAAGAACTTCGTTCAGCCATTCTTAAGTCCTATTACAGCCATTTGAAATTCATCAGAAGAAGATTGAGTTTTAGAGGAGTTTCAGAAGTTTTAACCCAATTAAGTGAAGAGCTGTATGCTGCTATTTTTGATGGAAGAAATATTACAGCTGAAGATATTTTAAAGAAAACTGCAGAAGCAGAAAAAATATTAGTGAATGAGCATAATTCCTTGTTTTTAGATCTTCTGGCTAACTTCAGAGATCGTGTAATGATCTTCGGAACTCACTTTGCAACGTTGGATATCCGTCAGGACAGCAGGATTCATCAGAAAGTGATTGATGAGGTTTTTTCAAAAGTATATGGAAGTGGAGATGCAGATAATGAGCATAAATTCAATCAGTTGATTCAGATTTCAGAAACAGTAAACGCTGAAGATTTTGAAGACATTGTGAAAGATACATTGTTAACGGTTTCACAGGTTACGGACATTCAGAATCTGAACGGATTAAGAGGAATGAACCGTTATATTATTTCCAATTCCGATGCAGTGAAAGATGTGATGAATGTTTATGCATTCTTTAAGATTTGCGGGTATAAAGACGAAGATATCAATATGGATATCGTTCCGCTTTTTGAAACGATGGAAGGTCTTGCCAACGCTGAGAATGTGATGAATGAACTGTATCACAATCCTGTGTATAAAAAGCACCTGGAAAAAAGAGGAAACCAGCAGACCATTATGCTTGGATTTTCTGATGGAACCAAAGATGGTGGATATTTAAAAGCCAACTGGGAAATTTATAAAGCAAAAGAAGTATTGACTAAGCTTTCCGAGCAGAATAACATCAAAGTTGTTTTCTTCGATGGCAGAGGAGGACCGCCAGCCAGAGGAGGAGGAAAAACCCACGATTTCTACGCTTCTCAGGGAAAAACTATTGCCAATAATAAGATTGAACTTACAATCCAGGGCCAGACCATTACCAGTATTTTTGGAAATAAAGAGCAGGCAAAATACAACTTTGAACAGCTTCTGACGGCCGGAGTGGAAAATGATGTATTCAAAAATGCAAAAAAAGAGCTTACCGAAAAGGAAAGAGCTTTGATTATCGAATTGGCAGATATCAGCTATGGAAAATATTCAGATTTAAAAGCCCATCCTATGTTTGTTCCATACCTTCAAGAGATGAGTACCCTTGAATATTACGGGAAAACAAATATCGGAAGTCGCCCCTCAAAAAGAGGAAACGGAAGTGAACTGAAGTTTGAAGATCTGAGGGCTATTCCGTTTGTAGGCTCATGGTCACAATTGAAACAGAATGTTCCTGGTTTCTTTGGTTTTGGATATGCCATGCAAAAGATGAAAGAACAGGGAAGATTTGAAGAAGTAAGGGAACTGTATAAAGGTTCTGATTTCTTTAAAACTTTAGTATTGAACTCCATGATGAGTATGAACAAGTCCTATTTTCCTTTGACTTATTATATTAAAAGCAATCTGAAGTTTGGTGCATTCTGGAATATTCTTTTTGATGAATATGAGCTTTCAAGAGAAATCATGCTGGAACTCACTGGTTTCAAAATGCTTCAGGAAGAAGATCCTTTGTCAAGAAAATCGGTGAAGATCCGTGAAAAGATTGTACTTCCGTTATTAAGCATTCAACAATATGCCCTGATGAAAATACAGAAAGGAGAAGGAAATAAAGAAGCTTATGAAAAGCTGGTAACACGTTCTTTATTCGGGAATATTAATGCAAGCAGAAACTCTGCATAA
- a CDS encoding Crp/Fnr family transcriptional regulator, producing the protein MGYIREYYEQIVKLQESEWAFIAGHFHRKVFTKNEIITQQGHTENHLSFIESGLVRFYIPDDEYGYTFSFSFEKEFSCAYDSFLTQTPSEYEMQALTETVVWQISYDDLQKIYSQTNVGNHLGRFASEKLFLAKSKRELSLLKLSAKERYLKLFTEQPEMIKRVPLKYIASYIGITPQALSRIRRHIN; encoded by the coding sequence ATGGGCTACATCAGAGAATATTACGAACAGATCGTCAAACTGCAGGAATCGGAATGGGCATTTATAGCAGGACATTTTCACAGAAAGGTTTTTACTAAAAATGAGATCATTACCCAGCAGGGTCATACGGAAAATCACTTATCTTTTATTGAATCGGGATTGGTAAGATTTTATATTCCTGATGATGAATATGGTTATACTTTCAGCTTCAGTTTTGAAAAAGAATTCAGCTGTGCGTATGACTCTTTTCTTACGCAAACTCCTTCTGAATATGAAATGCAGGCTTTGACAGAAACTGTAGTATGGCAGATTTCTTATGATGATCTTCAGAAAATTTACAGCCAGACCAATGTGGGTAACCATTTGGGACGTTTTGCTTCTGAAAAACTGTTTCTGGCTAAAAGCAAGAGAGAACTTTCTCTGCTAAAGCTTTCAGCAAAAGAACGTTATCTGAAATTATTTACCGAACAGCCGGAAATGATCAAGCGTGTTCCCTTAAAATATATCGCTTCATATATCGGAATTACACCACAGGCTTTAAGCCGAATCCGCAGACACATTAATTAA
- the def gene encoding peptide deformylase — protein MNLSILAYGNTILKQKCLQIKENTPEIRELVTNMWITMENANGCGLASPQIGKILQLFVVDSQITYKNLDTEDQILYFGKDDKGIKETFINAKIIHSSEETWEDYEGCLSIPGLSQKVKRPWEITIEYLDQSFTKHTKTFTGLTARIIQHEYDHTLGILYTDHLKPLTKKMMESKLKKITNGKIMVGYPMKFL, from the coding sequence ATGAATTTATCTATTCTGGCTTACGGCAATACTATTTTAAAACAAAAATGTTTACAGATCAAGGAAAACACTCCGGAAATACGGGAACTTGTAACGAATATGTGGATTACGATGGAAAATGCCAATGGCTGCGGCCTTGCCTCTCCCCAAATTGGAAAAATATTACAACTTTTCGTAGTTGACAGCCAGATCACTTATAAAAACCTGGATACAGAGGATCAGATTTTATATTTCGGGAAAGATGATAAAGGTATTAAAGAAACTTTTATCAATGCCAAAATCATCCACAGTTCAGAAGAAACCTGGGAAGATTATGAAGGCTGCCTGAGTATTCCCGGGCTATCTCAAAAGGTAAAAAGACCCTGGGAAATTACTATTGAGTATCTGGATCAGAGTTTCACAAAACATACTAAAACTTTTACAGGATTAACTGCCAGAATCATTCAGCATGAATATGATCATACTCTTGGAATTCTATATACAGACCATCTGAAACCTCTGACCAAAAAAATGATGGAATCTAAGCTTAAGAAAATTACTAATGGAAAAATTATGGTGGGATATCCAATGAAGTTTTTATAA
- the lpdA gene encoding dihydrolipoyl dehydrogenase, which yields MDYYDIAVIGSGPGGYVAAIRSAQLGYKTVIIEKYDTLGGTCTNVGCIPTKALLDSTHHYTEAQHKFNEHGIRLDKIELDFSQMYRRKADVVSKNTGGLDFLMNKNKIVRLKGTAGFVDNSTVKIVNGSEIKEITVQHYIIATGSKPSSISGVEIDKKRIITSTEALSLTEKPESMVIIGGGVIGVEMASIFNRIGTKVTILEYADHLIASMDHELGKSLHKILKKEGIDIHLNQAVYKTENKGSSAQVFFKDKNGTEGELEAEYILVAVGRSPYVKGLGLENTDVKLDERGFIKVDENNRTSASNIYAIGDVIGGAMLAHKAEEEGVFVAETINGQKRHIHYNRIPSVVYTWPEVASVGYTEEYLKKNNIAYNVGKFPFSASARARASMDMEGFAKVLVDPKYGEVLGVHIIGARAADLIAQGVIAQEYEVTAEDMFRISYAHPTYSETLKEAYLMASGQGAINI from the coding sequence ATGGATTATTATGACATTGCCGTAATTGGCTCCGGACCTGGTGGATATGTAGCAGCGATAAGAAGCGCACAGCTTGGATATAAAACAGTAATTATAGAGAAGTATGATACACTGGGAGGAACATGCACCAATGTGGGCTGTATTCCGACTAAAGCTTTATTGGACAGTACCCACCATTATACAGAAGCACAGCATAAATTCAACGAACATGGCATCAGACTGGATAAGATAGAGCTTGACTTTTCCCAAATGTACAGGAGAAAGGCAGACGTAGTCTCCAAAAATACCGGAGGTCTCGATTTTTTAATGAATAAAAATAAAATTGTCCGGTTGAAAGGAACTGCAGGTTTTGTTGATAATTCTACTGTGAAAATCGTCAACGGATCTGAAATAAAAGAAATTACGGTGCAGCATTATATCATTGCCACAGGTTCAAAACCATCAAGTATTTCCGGAGTGGAAATTGATAAGAAAAGAATCATTACCTCTACGGAAGCACTGTCTCTAACAGAAAAACCTGAATCTATGGTGATTATTGGTGGTGGAGTCATTGGAGTAGAAATGGCTTCTATTTTCAACCGGATTGGGACCAAAGTCACCATTCTGGAATATGCCGATCACCTGATTGCTTCAATGGACCATGAATTGGGAAAAAGCCTTCATAAAATCCTTAAAAAAGAAGGAATTGATATCCATCTTAACCAGGCTGTTTATAAAACTGAAAACAAAGGTTCTTCAGCCCAGGTCTTTTTTAAAGATAAAAACGGAACAGAAGGAGAGCTGGAAGCAGAGTATATTTTGGTTGCTGTGGGTAGAAGTCCTTACGTAAAAGGTCTCGGTCTTGAAAATACAGACGTAAAGCTTGACGAGAGAGGGTTTATTAAAGTGGATGAAAATAACCGTACATCAGCTTCCAATATCTATGCAATTGGAGATGTGATTGGCGGGGCAATGCTGGCTCATAAAGCTGAAGAAGAAGGTGTCTTTGTAGCAGAAACCATTAACGGACAAAAGCGCCACATTCATTACAACCGGATTCCTTCTGTAGTGTATACATGGCCTGAAGTAGCTTCAGTAGGATATACCGAAGAATACCTGAAAAAAAATAATATAGCTTACAACGTTGGAAAATTCCCGTTTTCTGCCAGCGCTAGGGCCCGGGCCTCCATGGATATGGAAGGTTTTGCAAAAGTTCTGGTAGATCCGAAATACGGAGAAGTGCTGGGAGTTCACATCATTGGGGCCAGAGCTGCCGATCTGATTGCTCAGGGTGTTATTGCTCAGGAATATGAAGTAACGGCAGAAGATATGTTCCGTATTTCCTATGCCCATCCCACCTATTCTGAAACTTTAAAGGAAGCTTATCTGATGGCATCCGGACAGGGAGCGATTAATATATAA
- a CDS encoding winged helix-turn-helix transcriptional regulator, producing MSKKRSDCPISCSLEMWGDKWSLLIIRDLMLKKECTYGDFLKADEKIATNILASRLQNLLDNGIIDKKDHPDSKLKILYFLTQKGIDLIPVIVEINLWGDQYLTIPDDRKKLLEEIKKDKENFIKRAKAYLSSEA from the coding sequence ATGAGTAAAAAAAGATCAGACTGCCCGATCAGTTGCTCTCTGGAAATGTGGGGTGATAAATGGTCCCTGCTAATCATAAGAGACCTTATGCTGAAAAAGGAATGTACGTATGGCGACTTCCTCAAGGCAGATGAAAAAATTGCCACCAATATTCTTGCTTCCAGGCTTCAAAATCTTCTGGACAATGGGATTATTGATAAAAAAGACCATCCGGACAGCAAATTGAAAATTCTCTATTTTCTGACTCAAAAAGGCATCGATCTTATTCCGGTGATTGTTGAAATCAATCTTTGGGGAGACCAATACCTTACTATTCCTGATGACCGGAAAAAATTGCTGGAGGAGATTAAAAAGGATAAGGAAAATTTTATCAAAAGAGCTAAAGCCTATCTTTCATCTGAGGCTTAA
- a CDS encoding iron-containing alcohol dehydrogenase, whose amino-acid sequence MLNFEFKNPTKILFGKGEIAKISKEIPKDARILMIYGGGSIKNNGVYDQVKEALKDHEVYEFGGVPANPEYEVLIHALSFIKENNVNYLLAVGGGSVIDGTKFISAAANYAGEPWDILRNSVRTFEGEGMPFGSILTLPATGSEMNSGYVISRRETNEKLSSGGPGLFPQFSVLDPEVIRSIPKNQIVNGITDAYTHVLEQYMTAPSSADLQERIAESILISLQETAPKVLADDFNYDAAGNFMWCCTMALNGLIQKGVITDWAVHAMGHELTAYFGIDHARTLAIIAPSHYRYNFDDKKGKLAQYAERVWGIKDGSVEEKAELGIKKMEEFFHSLHIKTKLSEYTEDFKGTAEKVEKAFTDRKWLGLGEYKKLTPQDAYKIVEMSY is encoded by the coding sequence ATGCTTAATTTCGAGTTTAAGAATCCAACAAAAATACTTTTCGGAAAAGGTGAAATTGCTAAAATTTCCAAAGAAATACCTAAAGACGCCAGAATATTAATGATTTACGGGGGCGGAAGCATCAAAAACAATGGTGTTTACGACCAGGTAAAAGAGGCTTTGAAAGATCATGAAGTGTATGAATTTGGCGGAGTTCCTGCCAATCCGGAATATGAAGTCTTAATCCATGCCTTAAGCTTTATTAAAGAAAACAATGTCAATTATCTTCTCGCTGTTGGTGGCGGATCTGTGATTGACGGAACGAAGTTTATCTCTGCGGCAGCTAATTATGCTGGAGAACCATGGGATATTCTGAGAAATTCGGTAAGAACTTTTGAAGGAGAAGGAATGCCGTTCGGAAGTATTTTAACGCTGCCTGCAACCGGTTCAGAAATGAATTCAGGGTATGTCATCTCAAGAAGAGAAACGAATGAAAAATTGTCTTCAGGAGGACCAGGGCTTTTCCCACAGTTTTCTGTATTGGATCCGGAAGTAATCAGATCCATTCCAAAAAATCAAATTGTGAACGGGATTACAGATGCCTATACCCACGTATTGGAACAATATATGACAGCTCCTTCTTCTGCCGACCTTCAGGAAAGAATTGCAGAAAGTATCCTGATCAGTCTTCAGGAAACCGCTCCTAAAGTATTGGCTGATGATTTCAACTATGATGCTGCCGGAAACTTTATGTGGTGCTGTACAATGGCCCTGAACGGACTGATCCAGAAAGGAGTCATTACAGACTGGGCAGTACACGCGATGGGACATGAACTGACTGCTTATTTCGGTATTGATCATGCTAGAACGCTGGCAATCATTGCTCCATCCCACTATCGTTACAACTTTGATGATAAAAAAGGAAAACTGGCTCAATATGCAGAGAGAGTCTGGGGAATAAAAGACGGAAGTGTAGAAGAAAAAGCAGAACTGGGAATCAAAAAAATGGAAGAATTCTTCCACAGCCTTCATATCAAAACCAAACTTTCTGAATATACAGAAGATTTTAAAGGAACAGCTGAAAAGGTTGAAAAAGCCTTTACAGACAGAAAATGGCTAGGTCTTGGAGAGTATAAAAAACTAACTCCGCAGGACGCTTATAAGATTGTAGAGATGAGCTACTAG
- a CDS encoding lipocalin family protein encodes MKKQLLLFAFSALALTSCKDDNLDAYEMDIMKGDWKEVKREIISGKDNKTVLQSYPNTGCATKNTLFFRTDYYVSYTAYTGVGADCQMDQKSEGRYTYDADSKVLGIKLGDEEASANYRVDVLTGKELRLAQQFGNFDLDGDKIPEVTYVTYKR; translated from the coding sequence ATGAAAAAACAGCTACTTTTATTTGCCTTTTCTGCCCTGGCGCTTACTTCTTGTAAAGATGACAATCTTGATGCATATGAAATGGATATCATGAAGGGAGATTGGAAGGAAGTTAAAAGGGAAATAATTTCCGGAAAAGATAATAAAACAGTGCTTCAAAGCTATCCAAACACTGGATGTGCAACTAAAAACACTCTTTTCTTCAGAACAGATTATTACGTAAGCTATACAGCATATACAGGAGTAGGTGCAGACTGTCAAATGGATCAAAAAAGTGAAGGAAGATACACTTATGATGCTGACTCAAAAGTCTTGGGAATTAAGCTTGGTGATGAAGAAGCATCGGCAAATTACAGAGTGGATGTCTTAACAGGCAAAGAACTTAGGCTTGCCCAGCAGTTTGGAAATTTTGATCTGGATGGAGACAAAATTCCTGAAGTTACTTACGTTACTTACAAAAGATAA
- a CDS encoding GDSL-type esterase/lipase family protein produces MKKILSAFLLLYFAITFSQEKKPMFWQDIQEFKKQDQQNPPPKDAILFLGSSSFTKWTDIADYFPDKKIINRGFGGSRLTDLNDFSEDLLAPYQPKQIIIYCGENDFADNHQLKAKVVVNRYKAFYKKIRERFPNIEVDYISIKYSPSREVIWPQMKIANKKIAAFMKKEPNAEYIDVTKAMEDANGNVRKDIFVEDMLHFKPEGYKIWTKVITPYLK; encoded by the coding sequence ATGAAGAAGATTCTATCAGCATTTCTATTGCTGTACTTTGCTATTACCTTTTCTCAGGAAAAAAAACCAATGTTCTGGCAGGACATTCAGGAATTCAAAAAACAAGATCAGCAAAATCCGCCACCCAAGGATGCTATTCTATTTCTGGGAAGCTCATCATTCACAAAATGGACTGATATAGCAGATTATTTTCCTGATAAAAAAATTATCAACAGAGGATTCGGAGGATCCAGACTTACAGACCTTAATGATTTTTCGGAGGATCTTTTAGCTCCATATCAGCCTAAACAGATCATTATTTACTGTGGTGAAAATGATTTTGCAGACAACCATCAGCTAAAAGCAAAAGTAGTGGTTAACAGATATAAAGCTTTTTATAAAAAAATACGTGAAAGATTTCCCAATATTGAAGTTGATTATATTTCTATCAAGTACTCTCCAAGCAGAGAAGTGATCTGGCCTCAGATGAAAATTGCCAACAAAAAGATTGCTGCATTTATGAAAAAAGAACCCAATGCTGAATACATTGACGTGACTAAAGCAATGGAAGATGCTAATGGAAATGTAAGAAAAGATATTTTTGTGGAAGATATGCTTCATTTTAAACCAGAAGGATATAAAATCTGGACAAAGGTGATCACTCCTTACCTGAAATAA
- a CDS encoding tetratricopeptide repeat protein: MIKKPITILFSVLLYSLSFSQEKSNEKTVLQELSENACKCADSISLSNRKKEDIIKDVHECIDKYTGALQISTLLKGAEKQSENAPKVNGKKQINLTFNTNKDSQQYKDSYNELERYLMQNCESVKRATTTSETSYDKFSKNKTALDFYQKAIDASKQENWKEAIQNYEQAVKIDPKFIYAWDNLGICYRRIGEYDKALNAYKQSLAADPTGKMPLQNIAITYVYKKEYQKAIDAYNDFDKVYPGDPEVYYGMGQVYFTHLKNNEKGLDNICKAYRIYSEQKSPYRSDAEKMIGYIYKSMKEEGKAEKFKEILKNNNIQFD; this comes from the coding sequence ATGATAAAAAAACCAATAACCATTTTATTTTCTGTTTTATTGTATTCTCTTTCATTTTCTCAGGAGAAATCGAATGAAAAAACAGTTCTTCAGGAACTCTCAGAAAACGCCTGTAAATGTGCTGACTCTATTTCCCTGTCTAACAGGAAGAAGGAAGATATTATAAAAGATGTTCATGAATGTATTGACAAATACACCGGAGCTCTTCAAATATCTACCCTTTTGAAAGGAGCAGAAAAACAATCTGAAAATGCCCCTAAAGTAAACGGGAAAAAACAGATCAATCTAACTTTTAACACGAATAAGGATTCACAACAATATAAGGACAGCTATAATGAACTTGAGCGATATCTGATGCAAAACTGCGAAAGTGTAAAAAGAGCTACCACTACTTCAGAAACCAGTTATGACAAGTTCTCAAAAAATAAAACCGCACTTGATTTCTATCAGAAGGCCATTGACGCATCCAAACAGGAAAACTGGAAAGAAGCTATTCAAAATTATGAACAAGCGGTAAAGATTGATCCAAAATTCATTTATGCATGGGATAATCTGGGAATATGTTACAGAAGAATTGGAGAATATGATAAAGCTCTTAATGCTTATAAACAATCATTGGCTGCTGATCCAACAGGTAAAATGCCTTTACAGAATATAGCAATCACGTATGTTTATAAAAAGGAATATCAGAAAGCTATTGATGCCTATAATGATTTTGACAAAGTATATCCCGGTGATCCGGAAGTTTATTATGGAATGGGGCAAGTCTACTTTACTCATCTGAAGAATAACGAGAAAGGTCTTGATAATATTTGTAAAGCATACAGGATTTATTCCGAACAAAAATCACCTTACCGGTCGGATGCTGAAAAAATGATAGGCTATATTTACAAGAGTATGAAAGAGGAGGGCAAAGCAGAGAAGTTTAAAGAAATTTTAAAAAATAACAATATCCAATTTGATTAA